One window from the genome of Jiangella alba encodes:
- a CDS encoding carbohydrate ABC transporter permease — translation MRERGPARARTTPPVRAPRPASGWWWVLPALLLYGGFVLYPLSQTVRYSFYDWDGFGPATWVGLDNYRSVVTDERLLDSLGHALVLIAFFTLLPIALGLALAAVVADLRSAGARAAARALLFLPQVVPLAGAAIAWSWMYSSDGVVNQLLRLAGLDALARPWLADFHTALPAVGLIGAWVATGLCTLLFTAGLLRIDPSLHEAAALDGAGRIRRFTAVTLPSLRREIVVAATILTIAALASFDIVYVATAGGPGYSTMVPGVLIFRLVFTEQAVGLASALAVVLVVLVLAVIAPLQRLGRER, via the coding sequence GTGAGGGAGCGCGGACCCGCCCGGGCGCGGACGACGCCGCCGGTGCGGGCGCCCCGGCCGGCGTCCGGCTGGTGGTGGGTGCTGCCCGCGCTGCTGCTGTACGGCGGGTTCGTCCTCTATCCGCTGAGTCAGACGGTGCGCTACTCGTTCTACGACTGGGACGGGTTCGGGCCGGCCACCTGGGTCGGCCTGGACAACTACCGGTCGGTGGTGACGGACGAGCGGCTGCTCGACTCCCTCGGTCACGCGCTGGTGCTGATCGCGTTCTTCACGCTGCTGCCCATCGCGCTCGGCCTGGCACTGGCCGCCGTCGTCGCGGACCTGCGCTCGGCCGGCGCACGCGCCGCCGCCCGTGCGCTGCTGTTCCTGCCGCAGGTGGTGCCGCTGGCCGGCGCCGCGATCGCGTGGTCGTGGATGTACTCCTCCGACGGCGTGGTGAACCAGCTGCTGCGCCTCGCCGGGCTGGACGCGCTGGCCCGGCCCTGGCTGGCCGACTTCCACACGGCACTGCCGGCGGTGGGGCTGATCGGCGCCTGGGTGGCGACCGGCCTGTGCACGCTGCTGTTCACCGCCGGCCTGCTGCGCATCGACCCGTCGCTGCACGAGGCGGCCGCGCTGGACGGCGCCGGGCGGATCCGCCGGTTCACCGCCGTCACGCTGCCGTCGCTGCGCCGCGAGATCGTCGTCGCGGCGACCATCCTCACCATCGCGGCGCTGGCCAGCTTCGACATCGTCTACGTCGCCACCGCGGGCGGGCCGGGCTACTCGACGATGGTGCCCGGCGTGCTGATCTTCCGGCTGGTCTTCACCGAACAGGCGGTCGGGCTGGCGTCGGCGCTCGCGGTGGTGCTGGTGGTGCTGGTGCTGGCGGTCATCGCGCCGTTGCAGCGGCTGGGGCGCGAGCGGTGA
- a CDS encoding ABC transporter substrate-binding protein, whose protein sequence is MTTRRTLIAPVLITVALTAAACGSPGSDAPADASTQGASTDLGDDPVVVDITIDATQVDSLRPITDAFTAQHPNVTFEITGEQFDALQQNAARLMTGDDPPDLISLPTPGNTVEDGLVRNLDDYAEAYGWTDFPASQLNQWRVDADGTRGAGSLYGMGIGFTLTGVYYNKTLTQQAGIDGPPATLAEFEQDLAAAATTGTTPLVTSGKDGLVFFPYQSLLLAQGTAEPVTQWVFNAPDASIDTPEAVEAARTLQDWAAAGYLAPDVSAVDASTAAAQFAAGEGVYFVSGNWQAATLGQQLGDDVGFFLFPAADDHPRAAMSDPANFVIPASAADADAAAAFLDFTFTDEGRQLIVAAKGLAPGGPADAPPPESDVAVVADASTAFTELSADDGIVPFMGNATASFFSATLTPQLQLLLAGRVTPEDFAATLQADYESQLGG, encoded by the coding sequence ATGACGACACGCCGAACCCTCATCGCACCCGTGCTGATCACCGTCGCTCTGACGGCGGCCGCCTGCGGCTCCCCGGGCTCCGACGCCCCAGCCGACGCGAGCACCCAGGGCGCCAGCACCGACCTCGGCGACGACCCGGTCGTCGTCGACATCACGATCGACGCCACGCAGGTCGACAGCCTGCGCCCGATCACCGACGCGTTCACCGCGCAGCACCCGAACGTCACGTTCGAGATCACCGGCGAGCAGTTCGACGCGCTGCAGCAGAACGCGGCCCGGCTGATGACCGGCGACGACCCGCCCGACCTGATCAGCCTGCCGACGCCGGGCAACACCGTCGAGGACGGGCTGGTCCGCAACCTCGACGACTACGCCGAGGCCTACGGCTGGACCGACTTCCCGGCGTCGCAGCTGAACCAGTGGCGGGTCGACGCCGACGGCACCCGTGGCGCCGGCTCGCTGTACGGCATGGGCATCGGGTTCACGCTGACCGGCGTCTACTACAACAAGACGCTCACCCAGCAGGCCGGCATCGACGGCCCGCCGGCCACGCTCGCGGAGTTCGAGCAGGACCTCGCCGCCGCCGCGACCACCGGAACGACGCCGCTGGTCACGTCCGGCAAGGACGGCCTCGTGTTCTTCCCGTACCAGTCGCTGCTGCTCGCGCAGGGCACCGCGGAGCCCGTCACGCAGTGGGTGTTCAACGCGCCGGACGCCAGCATCGACACCCCGGAGGCGGTCGAGGCGGCCCGGACGCTGCAGGACTGGGCGGCGGCCGGCTACCTCGCGCCGGACGTGTCGGCGGTCGACGCCAGCACGGCGGCGGCGCAGTTCGCCGCGGGCGAGGGCGTCTACTTCGTCAGCGGCAACTGGCAGGCCGCGACGCTGGGCCAGCAGCTCGGCGACGACGTCGGGTTCTTCCTGTTCCCGGCCGCCGACGACCACCCGCGCGCGGCGATGTCCGACCCGGCGAACTTCGTCATCCCCGCCTCGGCCGCCGACGCCGACGCCGCGGCCGCGTTCCTCGACTTCACCTTCACCGACGAGGGCCGCCAGCTGATCGTCGCCGCCAAGGGCCTGGCCCCCGGCGGCCCGGCCGACGCGCCGCCGCCGGAGTCCGACGTCGCGGTCGTCGCCGACGCGTCCACGGCGTTCACCGAGCTCAGCGCCGACGACGGCATCGTCCCGTTCATGGGCAACGCGACCGCGTCGTTCTTCTCCGCGACGCTGACGCCGCAGCTGCAGCTGCTGCTCGCGGGCCGCGTCACGCCGGAGGACTTCGCCGCCACGCTGCAGGCCGACTACGAGAGCCAGCTCGGCGGGTGA
- a CDS encoding LacI family DNA-binding transcriptional regulator, which translates to MNEVTIYDVAERAQVSISTVSLALNHPARLKRSTLERVLQVADDLGFVPKERAVLRARKGVHRIAAVAPFTSYPSFSRRLAGVFDELGDRGEQLVVSDCADIAVSASPVLASIPVRGHVDGLLNLGVPLDEKIGERLRQRLPTVLLDTRYPGLPDICVDDHLGGRLVGEHLAGLGHRSVAFLNEVETYPFQSPPVLRLAGLRTVLDVVEITVPRGTSAGAAAVARLFADGPPAVTAVVGCRDLVALGALAELRARGLSVPGDLSVVGFDDDPVAEALGLTTVRHPFEESGRLALRTLRRMLAAPGEEIPSQRLPLTLIPRATTGPAPTG; encoded by the coding sequence GTGAACGAGGTGACCATCTACGACGTCGCCGAGCGGGCGCAGGTCAGCATCTCCACGGTGTCGCTGGCGCTGAACCACCCGGCGCGGCTGAAACGGTCGACGTTGGAACGCGTCCTCCAGGTGGCCGACGACCTCGGCTTCGTCCCCAAGGAACGGGCCGTCCTCCGGGCCCGGAAGGGCGTGCACCGCATCGCGGCGGTGGCGCCGTTCACGTCCTACCCGAGCTTCTCCCGGCGCCTGGCCGGCGTCTTCGACGAGCTCGGCGACCGCGGCGAGCAGCTGGTCGTCAGTGACTGCGCGGACATCGCCGTGTCGGCGTCGCCGGTGCTGGCCAGCATCCCCGTCCGCGGCCACGTCGACGGGCTGCTCAACCTCGGCGTGCCGCTGGACGAGAAGATCGGCGAACGGCTGCGGCAGCGGCTGCCCACCGTCCTGCTCGACACCCGCTACCCGGGCCTCCCCGACATCTGCGTCGACGACCACCTCGGGGGACGGCTGGTGGGCGAGCACCTGGCCGGCCTCGGGCACCGGTCGGTCGCGTTCCTCAACGAGGTCGAGACGTACCCGTTCCAGTCGCCGCCGGTGCTGCGGCTGGCCGGGCTGCGCACGGTGCTCGACGTCGTCGAGATCACCGTCCCCCGCGGCACCTCGGCGGGTGCGGCGGCGGTGGCGCGGCTGTTCGCGGACGGGCCGCCCGCTGTCACCGCGGTGGTGGGCTGCCGCGACCTGGTGGCGCTCGGCGCGCTGGCCGAGCTGCGCGCCCGCGGCCTGTCCGTTCCCGGCGACCTCTCCGTCGTCGGCTTCGACGACGACCCGGTCGCAGAGGCGCTCGGGCTGACCACGGTGCGGCACCCGTTCGAGGAGTCCGGCCGGCTGGCGCTACGCACGCTGCGGCGCATGCTGGCCGCCCCCGGCGAGGAGATCCCCAGCCAGCGCCTCCCCCTCACCCTCATCCCCCGCGCGACGACCGGGCCCGCTCCTACTGGCTGA
- a CDS encoding TIGR03089 family protein, which yields MSETPAELLRTAVRHDGARPFLTFYDDATGERVELSTITFDNWVAKTAGFLTGGLGAETGERVALRLPAHWQALAWAAACWSAGVCVVLGSGGEGGSGGGDVQVTVAGPDDLAAAAGSAPEVVGLALRPLGGRFTEPLPPGVTDYAVEVPGYPDHFAPIFPPDDTEPALDRGGAVHTLGGLADHARQRAEQLGAGPGGRLLVATDDLGTALVDALLVPLVVGGSAVLVRHENPAGRAARVDAERVTVNVG from the coding sequence ATGAGTGAGACCCCGGCAGAGCTGCTGCGCACCGCCGTCCGGCACGACGGCGCGCGGCCGTTCCTCACGTTCTACGACGACGCCACCGGCGAGCGCGTCGAGCTGTCCACCATCACGTTCGACAACTGGGTCGCGAAGACCGCCGGGTTCCTCACCGGCGGGCTCGGCGCCGAGACCGGCGAACGGGTCGCGCTGCGGCTGCCGGCGCACTGGCAGGCGCTGGCGTGGGCGGCCGCCTGCTGGTCGGCGGGCGTGTGCGTCGTGCTCGGGTCAGGGGGCGAGGGCGGGTCCGGGGGTGGCGACGTGCAGGTGACGGTCGCCGGACCGGACGACCTCGCCGCGGCGGCGGGCAGCGCGCCGGAGGTGGTCGGGCTGGCGCTGCGGCCGCTCGGCGGGCGGTTCACCGAGCCGCTGCCGCCCGGCGTCACCGACTACGCCGTCGAGGTGCCCGGCTATCCCGACCACTTCGCGCCGATCTTCCCGCCCGACGACACCGAGCCGGCGCTCGACCGCGGCGGGGCCGTGCACACGCTCGGCGGGCTGGCCGACCACGCCCGGCAGCGGGCCGAGCAGCTCGGCGCCGGTCCGGGCGGCCGGCTCCTGGTGGCGACCGACGATCTCGGCACCGCCCTGGTCGACGCGCTGCTGGTGCCACTGGTGGTCGGCGGCTCGGCGGTGCTGGTGCGGCACGAGAACCCGGCCGGCCGCGCCGCCCGCGTCGACGCCGAACGGGTGACGGTGAACGTGGGCTGA
- a CDS encoding DNA-3-methyladenine glycosylase family protein yields the protein MERTWRPRRPVDVVATLAAHQRGPYDPAFQLDARGRVWRTCRPGGEPATVCVTAARGDVTARAWGPGAEAALDAVPQWLGDADDPAGFRPRHPVLADAVRRFPGTVVGRTGLAMEALVPAVLEQKVTGTEAYRGWMRLLRTFGEPAPGPAPARMRVVPSPEVWARIPSWEYHRAGVGPQRSRTIVTAGRHVARLEEISGLATDDADRRLRAVPGIGVWTSAEVRQRVLGDADAVSVGDYGLPHVVAYALTGERRGSDELMLELLEPYRGHRHRACLLLMRAGPLPPRRGPRAPVRDYRSM from the coding sequence ATGGAGCGGACCTGGCGCCCGCGGCGTCCGGTCGACGTCGTGGCGACGCTCGCCGCCCACCAGCGCGGCCCGTACGACCCCGCCTTCCAGCTCGACGCCCGCGGGCGGGTCTGGCGCACCTGCCGGCCGGGTGGCGAACCCGCGACGGTGTGCGTGACGGCCGCGCGCGGCGATGTCACGGCCCGGGCGTGGGGCCCGGGCGCCGAGGCCGCGCTGGACGCCGTCCCGCAGTGGCTCGGCGACGCCGACGACCCCGCCGGCTTCCGGCCGCGCCACCCCGTCCTGGCCGACGCGGTCCGCCGGTTCCCGGGCACGGTCGTCGGGCGCACCGGGCTGGCCATGGAGGCGCTGGTGCCGGCCGTCCTGGAGCAGAAGGTCACCGGCACCGAGGCCTACCGCGGCTGGATGCGGCTGCTCCGGACGTTCGGTGAGCCCGCGCCCGGGCCCGCGCCCGCCCGCATGCGCGTCGTCCCGTCGCCCGAGGTCTGGGCCCGCATCCCGTCGTGGGAGTACCACCGCGCCGGCGTCGGGCCGCAGCGCTCGCGCACCATCGTCACCGCCGGGCGGCACGTCGCGCGGCTCGAGGAGATCTCCGGCCTCGCCACCGACGACGCCGACCGGCGGCTGCGCGCCGTCCCCGGCATCGGCGTCTGGACGTCGGCCGAGGTCCGCCAGCGCGTCCTCGGCGACGCCGACGCCGTCTCCGTCGGCGACTACGGGCTCCCGCACGTCGTCGCGTACGCGCTGACGGGGGAGCGGCGCGGGTCCGACGAACTGATGCTCGAGCTGCTCGAACCGTACCGCGGTCACCGTCACCGCGCCTGTCTGCTGCTCATGCGGGCCGGCCCGCTGCCGCCGCGCCGCGGCCCGCGCGCCCCCGTGCGCGACTACCGCTCGATGTGA
- a CDS encoding coenzyme F420-0:L-glutamate ligase — protein MSARYEAFGLPGIPEVRAGDDLVEVLATALEQAPPGDALRDGDIVVVTSKIVSKAEGRVATGLDRDDAIDAEAVRTVSEWTTPRGRTRIVETRHGFVMAAAGVDASNVEQGSVVLLPVDPDASARALRDGLAERYGVRVGVVVTDTAGRVWRNGVADFAVGSAGIRAVDDLRGSTDAYGNDLGVTVVALADELAAASELVRAKLSGVPVAVVRGLPHLLLEPGEDDRGIAALIRPSAEDRFRLGTPEAMRAAVTARRTASSFTSAQVDPAVVRQAVGAAFSAPWPIDTPPWRFVLLESDAARRRLASALDGAGLLGTAPYVVVPCLLDGSDALLGLGAAVENLLIALGAEGLASAWLFPDPALAAATSALDLPAGWTPIGAVAIGHAAEPSADHPPVDVATVTVTL, from the coding sequence GTGAGCGCTCGCTACGAGGCGTTCGGACTGCCCGGCATCCCGGAGGTCCGCGCCGGCGACGACCTCGTCGAGGTGCTGGCGACGGCTCTCGAGCAGGCCCCGCCCGGCGACGCCCTGCGCGACGGCGACATCGTCGTCGTCACGAGCAAGATCGTCAGCAAGGCCGAGGGCCGCGTCGCGACCGGCCTCGACCGCGACGACGCCATCGACGCCGAGGCTGTGCGGACGGTCTCGGAGTGGACGACGCCGCGCGGGCGCACGCGCATCGTCGAGACCCGGCACGGCTTCGTCATGGCCGCCGCCGGCGTCGACGCGTCGAACGTCGAGCAGGGCTCGGTCGTGCTGCTGCCGGTCGACCCGGACGCCTCCGCCCGCGCCCTCCGCGACGGCCTGGCCGAGCGCTACGGCGTCCGCGTCGGCGTCGTCGTGACGGACACCGCGGGCCGGGTCTGGCGCAACGGCGTCGCCGACTTCGCGGTCGGCTCGGCCGGCATCCGCGCCGTCGACGACCTGCGCGGCAGCACCGACGCCTACGGCAACGACCTCGGCGTCACGGTCGTCGCGCTGGCCGACGAGCTGGCGGCGGCGTCGGAGCTGGTCCGGGCGAAGCTGTCCGGCGTCCCGGTCGCCGTCGTGCGCGGCCTGCCGCACCTGCTGCTGGAGCCCGGCGAGGACGACCGCGGCATCGCGGCGCTGATCCGGCCGAGCGCCGAGGACCGTTTCCGGCTCGGCACCCCCGAGGCCATGCGCGCCGCCGTCACGGCCCGGCGGACGGCGTCGTCGTTCACGTCCGCGCAGGTCGACCCCGCCGTCGTCAGGCAGGCCGTCGGGGCCGCGTTCTCCGCGCCGTGGCCGATCGACACCCCGCCGTGGCGGTTCGTGCTGCTGGAGTCGGACGCGGCCCGCCGCCGGCTGGCGTCGGCGCTGGACGGCGCCGGACTGCTCGGCACCGCGCCGTACGTCGTGGTCCCGTGCCTGCTCGACGGGTCGGACGCGCTGCTCGGCCTGGGCGCGGCGGTCGAGAACCTGCTGATCGCGCTCGGCGCCGAAGGTCTCGCGTCGGCCTGGCTGTTCCCCGACCCCGCCCTCGCGGCGGCGACGTCGGCGCTGGACCTCCCGGCCGGCTGGACGCCGATCGGCGCGGTCGCGATCGGCCACGCCGCCGAACCGTCCGCCGACCACCCGCCCGTCGACGTCGCGACCGTCACCGTGACGCTGTGA
- the cofD gene encoding 2-phospho-L-lactate transferase, translating into MRITALAGGIGGSRFLRGLLRAVPDAEVTVVGNTADDITLHGLHVSPDLDTVMYTLGGGIDESQGWGRAAETFAVAEELAAYGAEAQWFTLGDRDLATHLVRTRMLAAGYPLSAVTEALCDRWQPGVRLLPMTDDRVETHVVIAGDDQTERAIHFQEWWVRLHAEVPARRIVLVGADQAKPAPGVLDAIAAADVILLPPSNPVVSIGPILAVPGIRDAVRAAKAPKIGLSPIIGGSPVRGMADAALTAIGVPTTAAGVAELFADLLDGWLVDTVDEAATEQIEAAGISARAVPLWMTDPDTTAAMARAALDLAEEVRTR; encoded by the coding sequence CTGAGGATCACCGCGCTGGCCGGCGGGATCGGGGGCTCCAGGTTCCTGCGGGGGCTGCTGCGAGCCGTGCCGGACGCCGAGGTCACGGTCGTCGGGAACACCGCCGACGACATCACGTTGCACGGGCTGCACGTCAGCCCCGACCTCGACACCGTCATGTACACGCTCGGCGGCGGCATCGACGAGTCGCAGGGGTGGGGCCGCGCCGCCGAGACGTTCGCCGTCGCGGAGGAGCTGGCCGCGTACGGGGCCGAGGCGCAGTGGTTCACGCTCGGCGACCGCGACCTCGCCACCCACCTCGTCCGCACCCGCATGCTCGCCGCCGGCTACCCGCTGTCCGCCGTCACCGAAGCGCTCTGCGACCGCTGGCAGCCCGGTGTCCGCCTGCTCCCCATGACCGACGACCGGGTCGAGACCCACGTCGTGATCGCGGGCGACGACCAGACCGAGCGGGCCATCCACTTCCAGGAATGGTGGGTCCGCCTGCACGCCGAGGTCCCGGCCCGCCGCATCGTCCTCGTCGGCGCCGATCAGGCCAAGCCGGCCCCCGGCGTCCTCGACGCCATCGCCGCCGCCGACGTGATCCTGCTGCCGCCGTCCAACCCGGTCGTGAGCATCGGCCCGATCCTCGCCGTCCCCGGCATCCGCGACGCCGTCCGCGCAGCGAAGGCGCCGAAGATCGGCCTCTCACCGATCATCGGGGGTTCACCGGTGAGAGGGATGGCAGACGCGGCGCTGACGGCCATCGGCGTGCCGACGACGGCGGCCGGGGTGGCGGAACTGTTCGCCGACCTGCTGGATGGCTGGCTGGTCGACACCGTCGACGAGGCGGCGACCGAGCAGATCGAGGCGGCCGGCATCAGCGCCAGGGCCGTCCCGCTCTGGATGACCGACCCCGACACCACGGCCGCCATGGCCCGCGCGGCACTCGACCTCGCCGAGGAGGTGCGGACGCGGTGA
- a CDS encoding WhiB family transcriptional regulator, producing the protein MTEWDGDQVDLLWGEAEEMSWQERALCAQTDPEAFFPEKGGSTREAKRVCLGCEVQAECLEYALAHDERFGIWGGLSERERRKLKKRAV; encoded by the coding sequence ATGACCGAGTGGGACGGGGACCAGGTAGACCTGCTCTGGGGCGAAGCCGAAGAGATGAGTTGGCAAGAGCGGGCGCTGTGCGCCCAGACTGATCCGGAGGCGTTCTTCCCTGAGAAGGGCGGGTCCACCCGAGAGGCCAAGCGTGTGTGCCTCGGCTGCGAAGTCCAGGCGGAATGCCTGGAGTACGCACTGGCGCACGACGAGCGCTTCGGCATCTGGGGCGGGCTGTCCGAGCGGGAACGGCGGAAGCTCAAGAAGAGGGCGGTCTGA